In Fibrobacter sp. UWB15, the following proteins share a genomic window:
- the purF gene encoding amidophosphoribosyltransferase, which translates to MLDELHEECGVIGIYNGDTVVRNITMGLYALQHRGQESAGFAVTDGDKIRVRKSMGLVSTLLREHDINEFDGFAGIGHVRYSTTGASTLANAQPILVSCKWGQIAVAHNGNITNAAELRAEMEADGHIFQTTSDSEILLHEIARTEAADLGDAIKKAISKFTGSFCLVFISKDTMYVARDGFGFRPLSLARMGKAWCVASETCAFDLLGAHYIRDIQPGEFLTITKNGLHSERFVQKDRLAHCIFEYIYFSRPDSKIFEQSCDKVRRKMGKQLAKECPVDADIVISVPDSATTAALGYAQASGIRFEIGLLRNHYVGRTFIDPTQNVREQKVKLKFNPIEGVLKNKRVCVVEDSIVRGTTLKILSKMLRDAGALEVHIRIASPPVAHPCFFGMDFPSQGELAASSMTPAEIAKMLGVESLGYLSVEGMKECTGEGENYCAACFDNDYPDYIGSDSSKTRCG; encoded by the coding sequence ATGCTCGACGAATTGCACGAAGAATGCGGAGTGATCGGCATTTACAATGGCGACACTGTCGTAAGGAATATTACCATGGGGCTTTACGCCCTGCAGCACCGCGGTCAGGAAAGTGCCGGATTCGCGGTCACTGACGGAGACAAGATTCGCGTCCGCAAGTCCATGGGGCTTGTATCGACTCTTCTCCGCGAACACGACATCAACGAATTTGACGGATTTGCAGGCATTGGCCACGTGCGTTACAGCACCACAGGCGCATCAACCTTGGCCAACGCGCAGCCGATTCTCGTAAGTTGCAAATGGGGCCAGATTGCAGTCGCCCACAACGGTAATATCACCAACGCCGCCGAGCTCCGTGCCGAAATGGAAGCCGACGGCCATATTTTTCAGACGACATCCGATTCCGAAATTCTCCTACACGAAATCGCCCGCACCGAGGCCGCCGACTTAGGAGACGCCATCAAGAAGGCCATCTCCAAGTTTACCGGCAGTTTCTGCCTCGTATTCATCAGCAAAGATACCATGTATGTCGCCCGCGACGGTTTCGGATTCCGCCCGCTGTCGCTTGCCCGCATGGGAAAAGCCTGGTGCGTTGCCAGCGAAACGTGCGCATTCGATTTGCTCGGTGCCCACTACATTCGCGACATTCAACCGGGCGAATTCCTGACCATCACCAAGAACGGGCTGCATTCCGAACGCTTCGTGCAAAAGGACCGCTTGGCCCACTGCATTTTCGAATACATCTACTTCAGCCGCCCCGACTCCAAGATTTTTGAACAGAGCTGCGACAAGGTTCGCCGTAAAATGGGCAAGCAGCTCGCCAAGGAATGCCCGGTCGATGCCGACATCGTGATTTCAGTGCCCGACAGTGCCACAACCGCCGCGCTCGGCTACGCCCAGGCGAGCGGCATCCGCTTCGAAATCGGGCTCCTCCGTAACCACTACGTAGGCCGCACCTTCATCGACCCCACGCAAAACGTGCGCGAACAGAAAGTCAAGCTCAAGTTCAACCCCATCGAAGGCGTACTCAAGAACAAGCGCGTCTGTGTGGTCGAAGATTCCATTGTGCGCGGCACCACGCTCAAGATTCTATCCAAGATGCTGCGCGATGCCGGCGCTCTCGAGGTCCATATTCGCATTGCATCGCCACCCGTGGCGCACCCGTGCTTCTTCGGCATGGATTTCCCGAGCCAGGGCGAACTGGCCGCAAGTTCCATGACACCTGCCGAAATCGCCAAGATGCTCGGCGTCGAAAGCCTCGGTTACTTGAGCGTCGAAGGTATGAAGGAATGCACCGGCGAGGGCGAAAACTACTGCGCCGCCTGTTTCGACAACGACTACCCCGACTACATCGGCAGCGATTCTAGCAAAACAAGGTGCGGGTAA
- a CDS encoding FISUMP domain-containing protein, giving the protein MKIFTNVIASPVRAKQSIFGLLVFALVFACIFIACGDESGSSAPDPIGEISSSSNEDLGSSSSVGENGWENGSSSSLKPDSNGSQKNSSSAITVQSSSSSNVKSSSSKAWTCKEEGKSVTRYNEATGLIDVYLCTNGVYELVVYSSSSEKVYTFKELFKEDSVFNKKMEYGTFVDSRDGQEYKTIEIYFNYKEIEYFTVFAQNLNYGTQVKLETTAFDDDKVEKFCYDDDPWYCEHYFGGLYSWSEAMGLPKACDSVKTGATPDCPDSVAPGIVYEAEWSELQIQGICPDGWHVMNEREWRALIHGDESASRAISKASYGGNESGFSALFNGGGFNDEEGCRYDHMQKLGFYWLPKERTDIAAGYVLLEKNRYDYSGFRKNYGQSIRCVKDYLSKSR; this is encoded by the coding sequence GTGAAGATTTTTACAAACGTCATTGCGAGCCCTGTAAGGGCGAAGCAATCCATTTTTGGTCTGTTAGTATTTGCGCTTGTCTTTGCGTGCATTTTCATTGCGTGTGGCGATGAGTCTGGTAGCTCCGCTCCCGATCCTATCGGTGAAATCTCGTCGAGTAGCAATGAGGACCTTGGTTCCAGTTCGAGTGTCGGCGAGAATGGTTGGGAGAATGGTTCTTCTTCGTCTTTGAAGCCTGATTCGAATGGTTCGCAGAAAAATTCTAGTTCCGCAATAACGGTACAATCTAGCAGTAGCTCGAATGTAAAATCTTCGTCAAGTAAGGCGTGGACTTGTAAAGAGGAGGGAAAATCTGTTACAAGATATAATGAAGCAACTGGTTTGATTGATGTGTATCTTTGTACGAATGGCGTTTATGAACTGGTTGTGTATTCAAGTTCTTCAGAAAAAGTCTATACATTCAAGGAATTATTTAAAGAAGACAGTGTATTTAATAAAAAGATGGAGTACGGAACTTTTGTGGATTCACGCGACGGTCAAGAATACAAGACGATTGAGATATACTTCAACTATAAAGAAATTGAGTATTTTACGGTATTTGCTCAAAATCTGAATTATGGCACACAAGTGAAACTTGAAACAACTGCTTTTGACGATGACAAGGTTGAAAAGTTTTGTTATGACGATGACCCTTGGTATTGCGAACACTATTTTGGTGGTTTGTATTCTTGGAGCGAGGCTATGGGACTTCCGAAGGCTTGTGATAGTGTGAAAACGGGTGCAACGCCTGATTGCCCTGATTCTGTTGCACCAGGGATTGTTTATGAGGCTGAATGGAGTGAATTGCAAATACAGGGGATATGCCCTGATGGTTGGCATGTGATGAATGAACGTGAATGGAGAGCTTTGATTCATGGAGATGAGTCTGCATCTCGTGCGATATCAAAAGCTTCGTATGGAGGCAATGAAAGTGGATTTTCTGCTTTGTTTAATGGAGGAGGGTTTAATGATGAAGAAGGCTGTAGATATGATCATATGCAAAAATTGGGCTTTTATTGGTTGCCTAAAGAGCGGACGGATATAGCGGCAGGATATGTTCTTTTAGAGAAAAATCGGTATGATTATTCTGGCTTTCGTAAGAACTATGGTCAATCCATTCGCTGTGTAAAGGATTATTTGTCGAAATCTAGGTGA
- a CDS encoding glycoside hydrolase family 9 protein has protein sequence MKIPVRYNHVGYAPDSAKIFFVNPKELEPDCGNVNNYFFRVIRQLQYTKYAAVWEGSFVEGTFGHSGVCEYTGEILWSGNFTDVNETGLFFIQILRKGGAEKETLLFETESFEISNDWICRQLLANIKSFYYQRSGVELPADFAGKWARPAAHLDDNIGFHPSMHREGTWNAHGGWYDAGDYGKYIVNGGVSVATLLLACELIGDCECESLKNKAINAKEPFIAPDGLKMYSLKEEIRFELDFFLRMQDTDGGVFFKVTPEHWDGFVSPTDSDLLQKRMILGKSTTSTLNFAGTLAAASRVYSMRDPAFAERCLQSAVKAYKWAVSRPFVDWPHNTEGSGGYGDEHAEDEFFWARAMLYRELQVRGEVDGVSAESLRPLLLEDMKVIPPKSGLDWRDTQNLGWLALALQGFDREFRLYARTTLNMTAREIVDMQNGDAYGIPVRKFIWGSNGDVANHALTLAIVKRWAPSLGGDSLDFWCREMLNYIYGRNPVDVSFVTGSAWSSPKDPHHRLSHSDGVEEPIPGLLVGGINSDRQDMHRAPHYPGNLSGYSYTDERCSFASNETAINWNAPLTAVLALLCF, from the coding sequence ATGAAGATTCCTGTTCGCTATAACCATGTCGGTTATGCTCCTGATTCGGCAAAGATTTTCTTTGTGAACCCGAAGGAGCTTGAACCTGATTGTGGTAATGTGAATAATTATTTTTTTCGTGTAATACGGCAACTTCAGTATACGAAATATGCTGCTGTTTGGGAAGGCTCATTTGTCGAGGGGACTTTTGGGCATTCCGGTGTTTGTGAGTACACAGGTGAAATTCTCTGGTCGGGAAATTTTACGGACGTTAACGAAACGGGATTGTTCTTTATCCAAATTCTGCGAAAAGGTGGCGCTGAGAAGGAGACGCTCCTTTTTGAAACGGAATCGTTTGAAATATCGAATGACTGGATCTGTCGTCAGTTGCTCGCAAACATCAAATCTTTTTACTACCAACGTAGCGGTGTGGAACTGCCTGCCGATTTTGCGGGCAAGTGGGCAAGGCCTGCAGCTCATTTAGACGACAATATCGGATTCCACCCGAGCATGCATCGCGAAGGCACCTGGAATGCCCATGGTGGTTGGTACGATGCCGGTGATTATGGCAAGTATATTGTGAATGGTGGCGTCTCGGTGGCGACACTCTTGCTTGCCTGCGAATTGATTGGCGATTGTGAATGCGAAAGCCTGAAGAATAAGGCAATCAATGCGAAGGAACCTTTTATTGCACCAGACGGGCTCAAGATGTACAGCCTTAAGGAAGAAATCCGCTTTGAACTGGACTTTTTCTTGCGAATGCAGGACACCGACGGCGGCGTATTTTTTAAGGTGACTCCTGAACATTGGGACGGATTTGTTTCGCCTACGGATTCCGACCTGTTGCAAAAGCGTATGATTTTAGGCAAGTCGACAACGTCGACGCTGAACTTTGCTGGTACTCTAGCCGCGGCGTCGCGCGTGTATAGCATGCGCGACCCAGCGTTCGCAGAACGCTGCCTGCAATCGGCGGTAAAGGCCTATAAATGGGCTGTTTCGCGCCCCTTTGTGGACTGGCCGCATAATACCGAAGGCAGTGGTGGCTATGGAGACGAACATGCCGAAGACGAATTTTTCTGGGCGCGTGCAATGCTTTACCGCGAATTGCAGGTACGCGGCGAAGTGGACGGAGTTTCCGCCGAAAGCTTGCGCCCCCTGCTACTCGAAGACATGAAGGTGATTCCGCCTAAGTCGGGCCTTGACTGGCGTGACACCCAGAACTTGGGCTGGCTAGCCCTTGCCTTGCAGGGCTTTGACCGCGAATTCCGCCTTTATGCGCGCACGACGCTGAACATGACTGCTCGTGAAATTGTCGACATGCAAAATGGCGATGCCTACGGAATTCCGGTACGCAAATTTATTTGGGGCAGCAATGGCGATGTCGCAAACCATGCGCTTACCTTGGCTATTGTAAAGCGTTGGGCACCTAGCTTGGGCGGCGACTCCCTGGATTTCTGGTGCCGAGAAATGCTGAACTATATTTATGGCCGCAATCCGGTCGATGTGAGTTTTGTAACGGGCTCTGCTTGGAGTTCACCGAAGGATCCGCACCATAGGCTTAGCCATTCTGATGGTGTCGAAGAACCGATTCCGGGACTTTTGGTGGGAGGTATTAACAGCGACCGCCAAGACATGCACCGCGCTCCCCATTATCCGGGAAATCTGTCCGGCTATTCGTACACCGACGAACGCTGCTCTTTTGCGAGCAACGAAACGGCTATTAACTGGAATGCCCCGCTGACTGCGGTGCTTGCGCTACTTTGCTTTTGA
- a CDS encoding NAD(P)-dependent oxidoreductase, whose amino-acid sequence MRVFVTGGTGFIGHYVVKALLEKGHEVVIATRHPNKVPTLKANPNVSFVECALTDFDLMAEGLQGCDACIHIALGWGDTPSTMLANDTRATVMLLENAAKAGCKKFIYTSSTAAMGRMRPTMREITSNLPMDLYGATKAAGEAFVLGFTHGYGTQFPEVKMTRNIIRPGYTFGNPAWPDGCSQPDRRFFSMAQAVKENRDINIIKNDGTQFIHASQQAQLYLSVLESDKNEEIFLGLGEVWMSWKEIAEMMVSMKPGCKSKIIETDLGWGDEPMLFDVSKIQEQFGLAFDAHEFMLDHVKWTYNQI is encoded by the coding sequence ATGCGAGTATTCGTTACAGGTGGAACAGGATTCATAGGTCACTACGTGGTCAAGGCCCTTTTGGAGAAAGGCCACGAAGTCGTGATTGCGACTAGGCACCCCAACAAGGTCCCGACACTCAAGGCAAATCCCAACGTCTCGTTCGTGGAATGCGCCCTGACAGATTTTGACCTGATGGCCGAAGGTCTCCAAGGTTGCGACGCCTGCATTCATATTGCACTCGGCTGGGGCGATACCCCGAGCACGATGCTTGCTAACGACACCCGCGCAACGGTGATGCTGCTTGAAAATGCGGCAAAGGCCGGTTGCAAGAAGTTTATTTACACGAGTAGCACGGCCGCTATGGGCCGCATGCGCCCCACGATGCGCGAAATTACGAGCAACTTGCCGATGGATCTTTACGGTGCCACCAAGGCCGCCGGCGAAGCCTTTGTACTTGGCTTTACGCACGGCTACGGAACTCAGTTCCCCGAAGTCAAGATGACCCGCAACATTATTCGCCCGGGTTATACGTTCGGTAACCCTGCATGGCCCGATGGCTGCTCTCAGCCGGACCGACGATTCTTCTCGATGGCCCAGGCAGTCAAGGAAAATCGCGACATCAACATCATCAAGAATGACGGTACGCAGTTTATTCATGCAAGCCAGCAGGCTCAGCTTTACCTGAGCGTTCTTGAATCTGACAAGAACGAAGAAATCTTCCTCGGTCTTGGCGAAGTCTGGATGAGCTGGAAAGAAATCGCTGAAATGATGGTCTCGATGAAGCCCGGCTGCAAGTCCAAAATCATCGAAACGGACCTCGGCTGGGGCGATGAACCCATGCTCTTTGACGTAAGCAAGATCCAGGAACAGTTCGGGCTCGCCTTTGATGCTCACGAGTTCATGCTTGATCACGTCAAGTGGACATATAACCAGATTTAG
- the rimI gene encoding ribosomal protein S18-alanine N-acetyltransferase produces MSIRKMNSADIPAVLRIQGELAFQDWNERQYELEIKAPYTYAIVYENETGIVGYAVFHLLGADSELLSIAVSESAQRSGIGSQLLRAGLSQLDLDKTDCCFLEVRENNLKARRFYENHGFNLFGIRKKYYADGENAALYRTQGAKID; encoded by the coding sequence ATGTCCATCCGCAAAATGAATTCCGCCGACATTCCTGCCGTACTGAGGATTCAGGGTGAGCTTGCATTCCAAGACTGGAACGAGCGACAATACGAGTTAGAAATCAAGGCTCCCTACACCTACGCCATCGTTTACGAAAACGAAACCGGAATCGTAGGGTACGCCGTATTTCATTTGCTAGGCGCCGACTCCGAGCTGCTTTCCATTGCCGTAAGCGAATCGGCGCAGCGTAGCGGAATCGGTTCGCAGCTGTTGCGTGCAGGACTTTCGCAATTGGATTTAGACAAAACGGACTGCTGCTTTCTAGAGGTCCGCGAAAACAACCTCAAGGCTCGTCGTTTTTACGAGAACCATGGTTTTAATTTGTTCGGAATTCGCAAGAAGTATTACGCCGACGGCGAAAATGCGGCGCTGTACCGCACTCAAGGAGCAAAAATTGACTAA
- a CDS encoding YdcF family protein encodes MTKLPTKKQIKKKKIILSIIAAAAVLLVIAFYLVMTKSGHWLVDDDDFEHVSWIVVLDGQTADMERIDMAAELMASGKADSVLILGRRVLRNRSNAEFYLDDFMRLGNFDSNAVFIARHDDPSTMDEAYSIIPWLKMHNADTVLLLTGAASTYRVKRIFTKLSGESPVYLTKDVHHYYYNPDSWYTHRESRKEWLRGWAALVASYIDLLPSHPMSAQDSFYYKPIVSAKEFEAEKNPVVNLQSLLPKVQEKIKEAETDTTAKDTTAKASAKEAVKDSVVKESAKDPTSKKDSKETKESKESKKDSTSKKDEKSKAK; translated from the coding sequence TTGACTAAGCTACCCACAAAAAAACAGATCAAGAAAAAGAAAATCATTTTGAGCATCATTGCGGCCGCCGCAGTGCTCCTCGTCATCGCGTTCTACTTGGTGATGACCAAGAGCGGCCATTGGCTTGTCGATGATGACGATTTTGAACATGTAAGCTGGATTGTCGTACTCGACGGACAAACCGCCGACATGGAACGTATCGATATGGCCGCCGAACTTATGGCTAGCGGCAAAGCGGACTCTGTCTTAATTCTTGGGCGCCGTGTTCTGCGCAACCGCAGCAACGCGGAATTCTACCTGGACGACTTCATGCGTCTCGGAAACTTCGACAGCAACGCAGTCTTTATCGCAAGGCACGACGACCCCTCCACCATGGACGAAGCCTACTCCATTATTCCCTGGCTTAAAATGCACAACGCCGACACGGTCTTGCTCCTTACCGGAGCGGCATCCACTTACCGCGTCAAGCGCATCTTCACAAAGCTTTCTGGCGAATCACCCGTTTACCTGACCAAGGACGTACACCATTACTACTACAATCCCGATTCCTGGTACACACACCGTGAATCCCGCAAGGAATGGCTCCGCGGCTGGGCCGCTCTTGTAGCCTCTTACATAGACCTGCTCCCCTCCCACCCCATGAGTGCCCAGGATTCCTTCTACTACAAGCCTATCGTTTCGGCCAAGGAATTCGAAGCCGAAAAGAATCCGGTAGTCAACCTGCAATCCCTCTTACCGAAGGTTCAGGAAAAAATCAAGGAAGCCGAAACAGATACAACGGCCAAAGATACGACCGCAAAAGCATCTGCCAAAGAAGCCGTTAAAGATTCTGTCGTAAAGGAATCCGCTAAAGACCCTACATCAAAAAAAGATTCCAAGGAAACCAAGGAATCTAAAGAATCAAAGAAAGACTCGACCTCTAAAAAGGACGAGAAATCAAAAGCAAAGTAG
- a CDS encoding D-alanine--D-alanine ligase, translating into MARMRVLVLMGGPSTEHDVSVVSGTGVVRAMNPDRYNIHPVLIDKDGTWHWSSRELSPYQKDNFSVNYFRGLEGSAANCKKSPALSELPDADIAFLALHGKWGEDGHIQAMLENWGIPYTGCGLLASALAMDKVKTKEIYKANGIPTPPYRVIWKHDFTGDTLVSVSDELGFPLVIKDPLGGSSIGIGIAKDLDEAGKIAQDLFKDSNRLLCEKFIAGEEASCGYIEGEKPLPPTEMRMTTREYFDFEAKYNGECKEVTPAEFEPDLTARIQELVKNAHYALGGAGYSRTDVRITKDKQLFAIETNTLPGMTPTSILPAEAASIGITYSQLIDMIIDKSLYIKR; encoded by the coding sequence ATGGCTCGTATGCGCGTACTCGTTTTAATGGGTGGCCCGTCCACCGAACATGATGTTTCCGTTGTCAGTGGCACCGGCGTTGTTCGTGCCATGAACCCGGACCGTTACAACATTCATCCGGTGCTCATCGACAAAGACGGCACCTGGCACTGGTCTTCCCGCGAACTTTCCCCCTACCAGAAGGACAACTTTTCGGTCAATTACTTCCGCGGACTCGAAGGCTCTGCCGCAAACTGCAAAAAGTCTCCGGCCCTTTCTGAACTTCCCGACGCCGACATCGCCTTCCTCGCCCTGCACGGCAAATGGGGCGAAGACGGCCACATCCAGGCCATGCTCGAGAACTGGGGCATTCCTTACACCGGTTGCGGTCTCTTGGCCTCGGCACTTGCCATGGACAAGGTGAAGACTAAGGAAATTTACAAGGCAAACGGCATTCCGACGCCTCCGTACCGAGTCATCTGGAAGCATGACTTTACAGGCGATACGCTCGTGTCCGTTTCCGACGAACTCGGATTCCCGCTGGTGATCAAGGACCCGCTGGGCGGCTCCTCCATCGGTATCGGTATCGCCAAGGACTTGGACGAAGCCGGCAAGATTGCCCAAGATTTGTTTAAGGATTCTAACCGTCTGCTCTGCGAAAAGTTCATTGCCGGCGAAGAAGCCAGCTGCGGCTACATCGAAGGCGAAAAGCCGCTCCCGCCGACCGAAATGCGCATGACCACCCGCGAATACTTTGACTTTGAAGCCAAGTACAACGGCGAATGCAAGGAAGTCACTCCGGCCGAATTCGAGCCCGATCTTACGGCACGCATCCAGGAACTCGTGAAGAACGCCCACTATGCCTTGGGCGGTGCAGGCTACAGCCGTACCGATGTGCGTATCACCAAGGACAAGCAACTGTTCGCTATCGAAACGAATACGCTCCCGGGCATGACTCCGACTTCGATTCTTCCGGCCGAAGCCGCCAGCATCGGCATTACCTACAGCCAGCTGATCGACATGATCATCGACAAGAGCCTGTACATTAAGAGATAA
- the tsaB gene encoding tRNA (adenosine(37)-N6)-threonylcarbamoyltransferase complex dimerization subunit type 1 TsaB encodes MTFDLFVDTSRKGISMALQESDAARPRYEESVDETARGETASVMLDALLEKTGATLDQVTRVMVTLGPGSFSGLRTGVAFCEGLCFSGKRKLYGVSTLQALSCFAAEPDKAAVVIRARKDYWYLRLDEKESFIETEQVVKALKSSDVNYVVIDESAASDEALKSLFSEIGATTVIDKGKPLSDWARLFERVAPSLMQEANYIQPSYFEKLH; translated from the coding sequence ATGACCTTCGACTTATTTGTAGATACTTCGCGCAAGGGAATCTCGATGGCGCTTCAGGAATCGGACGCCGCCCGCCCCCGCTACGAAGAAAGCGTCGACGAAACGGCCCGCGGCGAAACCGCATCGGTCATGCTCGACGCCCTGCTCGAAAAAACGGGCGCGACCCTCGACCAAGTGACCCGTGTCATGGTCACCCTCGGCCCAGGGTCTTTCAGCGGACTGCGCACGGGAGTCGCCTTTTGCGAAGGCTTATGCTTTAGCGGCAAACGCAAACTCTACGGAGTTTCTACACTGCAGGCCCTCTCCTGCTTCGCAGCAGAGCCCGATAAAGCTGCAGTCGTGATCCGCGCTCGCAAGGACTACTGGTACCTGCGCCTAGACGAAAAAGAAAGCTTCATCGAAACAGAGCAAGTGGTAAAGGCACTTAAGTCGAGCGACGTAAACTACGTGGTCATCGACGAGAGCGCTGCAAGCGACGAAGCCCTGAAATCACTGTTCAGCGAAATCGGCGCCACCACCGTTATCGACAAGGGCAAGCCCCTGAGCGATTGGGCAAGGCTCTTTGAACGTGTGGCTCCGAGCCTCATGCAAGAAGCAAACTACATTCAACCGTCGTACTTCGAAAAATTGCACTGA
- a CDS encoding geranylgeranylglycerol-phosphate geranylgeranyltransferase produces the protein MLLALVKMSRPVNIVIAMVTLVIGYYLLSALPTTAGGIEWLPLVLQALGFAFAIAFANIQNDIWDLDSDRLNRPERPLVSGTVSVAAARRAWIILLVLTVAAGLADSLMTKTNFTACIFFVLLSALLVAYNKWLKHIPLLKNMTVAFLCATPLILSLFYPTGLKESIESTLGISNKIGLLYPAMLFAILLTTAREIYKDLEDETGDLKAGIMTFPLIAGAPTARRLAGLICLFTWAILPLPVAQGYYPMLFLIITGIAFTPAVIAILVFANKRNYRNAQKLVKIAMFAGLIALVVSC, from the coding sequence ATGCTCCTAGCCCTCGTTAAAATGTCCCGGCCGGTGAACATCGTGATTGCGATGGTCACGCTTGTGATTGGCTACTACCTGCTTTCGGCGTTGCCCACGACAGCGGGCGGTATCGAATGGTTGCCGCTTGTTTTGCAGGCGCTCGGTTTTGCATTTGCAATTGCCTTTGCGAACATCCAGAACGACATTTGGGACTTGGATAGCGACCGCCTGAATCGCCCGGAGCGTCCGCTGGTGAGCGGAACGGTTTCGGTGGCGGCGGCGCGGAGGGCGTGGATTATTCTTCTTGTGCTCACAGTTGCGGCGGGCCTTGCCGACAGCCTGATGACCAAGACGAACTTCACAGCTTGCATTTTCTTTGTGCTACTCAGCGCGCTTCTGGTCGCCTACAACAAGTGGCTCAAGCACATCCCGCTTTTAAAGAACATGACGGTTGCCTTCCTTTGCGCAACACCCCTGATTCTCAGTCTGTTCTACCCCACGGGCCTCAAGGAATCCATCGAATCGACGCTTGGAATTTCGAACAAAATCGGACTTCTCTACCCCGCGATGCTGTTCGCAATACTCCTCACGACCGCCCGCGAAATCTACAAGGACCTGGAAGACGAAACGGGCGACCTCAAGGCTGGCATCATGACGTTCCCGCTGATTGCAGGCGCCCCCACCGCAAGGCGCCTCGCCGGCCTCATTTGCCTTTTCACCTGGGCCATTTTACCGCTGCCTGTCGCGCAGGGTTACTACCCCATGCTTTTCTTGATTATCACCGGAATCGCCTTTACCCCCGCCGTCATCGCGATTCTCGTTTTTGCAAACAAGCGTAACTACCGAAACGCCCAAAAACTCGTGAAAATCGCCATGTTCGCAGGCCTCATCGCCCTCGTCGTGAGCTGCTAA
- a CDS encoding PD-(D/E)XK nuclease family transposase produces MSANTNHSTKNYIVTNERGEEFLLPKYAATFRILMDDKDTIRDVLNSLLQLDRDHEIVDLEYEFEKPIDIFMPENDPARLDVWVHTRDNRYLNVEMQNKVHAFFFDRMQLYNSYLTLRGKYEFNRSDYFMGLPEEERKYRYYELPETVSIWLCNNPVLRAKDIYKDVWSTYSEHEVKSGNALPISRKNRYIVVDLPNFLQLRKGVKTREDFWLRLISRGPLQVPETEDPIFANALDRLRVSRVNPELLKALEANMFDHHEYEALEAEAFLKGQARGMEKGVQQEREKNDADNAARDTKRADYLRSQNVPDNVIAAMLALK; encoded by the coding sequence ATGTCTGCTAATACCAATCATTCGACAAAAAACTACATCGTCACAAACGAGCGTGGCGAAGAATTCCTGCTGCCCAAATACGCGGCGACCTTCCGCATCCTGATGGACGACAAGGACACGATCCGCGATGTGCTTAACAGCCTGCTCCAGCTGGACCGCGATCATGAAATTGTCGACCTTGAATACGAATTCGAGAAACCCATCGACATCTTTATGCCCGAAAACGACCCCGCGCGCCTCGATGTCTGGGTGCATACCAGAGATAACCGCTACTTGAATGTCGAGATGCAAAACAAGGTTCATGCCTTCTTTTTTGACCGCATGCAGCTCTACAATTCGTATCTTACGCTGCGTGGCAAGTACGAATTCAACCGTTCCGACTATTTTATGGGCCTGCCGGAAGAGGAACGCAAGTACCGCTACTATGAGCTTCCGGAAACGGTATCCATTTGGCTTTGCAACAATCCGGTACTCCGGGCGAAGGATATCTATAAGGATGTCTGGTCCACCTATAGCGAACATGAGGTCAAGTCAGGGAACGCCCTTCCCATTTCGCGGAAAAATAGGTATATTGTAGTAGACCTGCCCAATTTTTTGCAGTTACGCAAAGGCGTGAAAACCCGCGAAGATTTCTGGCTCCGGCTCATTTCGAGAGGACCTCTCCAGGTTCCTGAAACGGAAGACCCGATCTTTGCGAATGCACTTGACCGCCTGCGCGTAAGCCGCGTGAACCCTGAACTTTTGAAAGCACTGGAGGCAAACATGTTCGACCATCATGAATACGAGGCTCTCGAAGCTGAAGCCTTCTTGAAGGGCCAAGCGAGGGGCATGGAAAAGGGCGTCCAACAGGAACGCGAAAAGAATGATGCGGACAATGCAGCTCGCGACACCAAACGGGCCGACTACTTGCGTTCGCAGAACGTGCCTGACAACGTGATTGCGGCGATGCTAGCCTTGAAATAG